In Gopherus flavomarginatus isolate rGopFla2 chromosome 5, rGopFla2.mat.asm, whole genome shotgun sequence, one DNA window encodes the following:
- the LOC127052492 gene encoding zinc finger protein 883-like isoform X2: MVCEKEEQNSQPENVEQVDKHRELSQRFERNVSRSHEQGQSCEIQHRSEREQENQPGSKVSNCISCQGTQKDLKETVTQQEILRGKIKNTCTECGTNICDYSALIKHQRIHTGERPYECSECGKNFTHRSHLITHQRIHTGERPYKCSVCGKSFITSSALSEHQRIHTGERPYECTECWKTFTRSSHLTRHQTIHTGERPYECRECGKSFTTSSALSEHQRIHTGERAYVCSECGKNFTHRSGLFLHQSIHTGERPYECCECGQTFSRSSHLSRHQKIHTGERPYECRECGKSFTTSSALSEHLRIHTGERPYECSECGKSFTISSALSEHQRIHTVEKPYECSECGKTFSRSSYLFQHQRIHTGERPYKCIECGKSFTTSSVLSDHQKIHTGVRPYKCGECGKTFNHRSTLIRHQRIHTGERPYECNECGKTFIHSSHLIRHQRIHTGERPYECSACGKRFTTNSALFQHQNNHTGERTYKCGECGEGFTTSLALSEHQRIHTGVAL; the protein is encoded by the coding sequence ATggtatgtgagaaagaggagcagaattctcagccggaaaatgttgagcaagtggataaacacagagaattatCGCAAAGATTtgaaaggaatgtgtccaggagtcatgagcagggaCAATCgtgtgagattcagcacagatcAGAAAGAGAGCAAGAAAACCAGCCAGGGTCGAAAGTGAGTAActgtatttcctgtcagggaactcagaaggaccTCAAGGAAACCGTAACCCAGCAGGAAATCCTCAGGGGAAAGAttaaaaatacatgcactgagtgtgggacaAACATATGTGACTACTCAGCCCTTAtaaagcatcagagaatccacacaggagagaggccttatgaatgcagtgagtgtgggaaaaacttcactcacagatcacaccttattacccatcagagaatccacacaggggagagacctTATAAATGCAGtgtgtgtgggaaaagcttcattaccagctcagctctttctgaacatcagagaatccacacaggggagaggccctatgaatgcactgAATGCTGGAAAACCTTCACGCGCAGCTCGCACCTTACTAGGCATCagacaatccacacaggagagaggccctatgagtgccgtgagtgtgggaaaagcttcactaccagctcagccctttctgaacatcagagaatccacacaggggagcgggCCTATGTATGCagcgagtgtgggaaaaactttacTCACAGATCAGGCCTTTTTCTCCATCaaagcatccacacaggggagaggccctatgaatgttgTGAGTGTGGGCAAACCTTCAGTCGCAGTTCACACCTTAGTaggcatcagaaaatccacacaggagagaggccttatgaatgccgtgagtgtgggaaaagcttcactaccagctcagctctttctgaacatctgagaatccacacaggggagaggccctatgaatgcagtgagtgtgggaaaagcttcactatcagctcagccctttctgaacatcagagaatccatacagTGGAgaagccctatgaatgcagtgagtgtgggaaaaccttcagtcgCAGCTCGTATCTttttcaacatcagagaatccacacaggtgagaggccctataaatgcattgagtgtgggaaaagcttcactaccAGCTCAGTACTTTCTGATCATCAGAAAATTCACACCGGTGTGAGACCCTATAAATgtggtgagtgtgggaaaaccttcaatcacagatcaacccttattaggcatcagagaatccacacaggggaaaggccctatgaatgcaatgagtgtgggaaaaccttcataCACAGTTCgcaccttattaggcatcagagaatccacacaggagagaggccttATGAATGCAGTGCGTGTGGGAAACGCTTCACTACCAACTCAGCCCTTTTTCAGCATCAGAATAACCACACAGGCGAGAGGACCTATAAATGCGGTGAGTGTGGAGAAGGCTTCACTACCAGCTTagccctttctgaacatcagagaatccacacaggagtgGCCCTATGA
- the LOC127052492 gene encoding zinc finger protein 883-like isoform X1, with amino-acid sequence MQKNYESVTLLAGETMVCEKEEQNSQPENVEQVDKHRELSQRFERNVSRSHEQGQSCEIQHRSEREQENQPGSKVSNCISCQGTQKDLKETVTQQEILRGKIKNTCTECGTNICDYSALIKHQRIHTGERPYECSECGKNFTHRSHLITHQRIHTGERPYKCSVCGKSFITSSALSEHQRIHTGERPYECTECWKTFTRSSHLTRHQTIHTGERPYECRECGKSFTTSSALSEHQRIHTGERAYVCSECGKNFTHRSGLFLHQSIHTGERPYECCECGQTFSRSSHLSRHQKIHTGERPYECRECGKSFTTSSALSEHLRIHTGERPYECSECGKSFTISSALSEHQRIHTVEKPYECSECGKTFSRSSYLFQHQRIHTGERPYKCIECGKSFTTSSVLSDHQKIHTGVRPYKCGECGKTFNHRSTLIRHQRIHTGERPYECNECGKTFIHSSHLIRHQRIHTGERPYECSACGKRFTTNSALFQHQNNHTGERTYKCGECGEGFTTSLALSEHQRIHTGVAL; translated from the exons ATGCAGAAGAACTATGAGAGCGTgaccttgctgg caggtgaaaCAATggtatgtgagaaagaggagcagaattctcagccggaaaatgttgagcaagtggataaacacagagaattatCGCAAAGATTtgaaaggaatgtgtccaggagtcatgagcagggaCAATCgtgtgagattcagcacagatcAGAAAGAGAGCAAGAAAACCAGCCAGGGTCGAAAGTGAGTAActgtatttcctgtcagggaactcagaaggaccTCAAGGAAACCGTAACCCAGCAGGAAATCCTCAGGGGAAAGAttaaaaatacatgcactgagtgtgggacaAACATATGTGACTACTCAGCCCTTAtaaagcatcagagaatccacacaggagagaggccttatgaatgcagtgagtgtgggaaaaacttcactcacagatcacaccttattacccatcagagaatccacacaggggagagacctTATAAATGCAGtgtgtgtgggaaaagcttcattaccagctcagctctttctgaacatcagagaatccacacaggggagaggccctatgaatgcactgAATGCTGGAAAACCTTCACGCGCAGCTCGCACCTTACTAGGCATCagacaatccacacaggagagaggccctatgagtgccgtgagtgtgggaaaagcttcactaccagctcagccctttctgaacatcagagaatccacacaggggagcgggCCTATGTATGCagcgagtgtgggaaaaactttacTCACAGATCAGGCCTTTTTCTCCATCaaagcatccacacaggggagaggccctatgaatgttgTGAGTGTGGGCAAACCTTCAGTCGCAGTTCACACCTTAGTaggcatcagaaaatccacacaggagagaggccttatgaatgccgtgagtgtgggaaaagcttcactaccagctcagctctttctgaacatctgagaatccacacaggggagaggccctatgaatgcagtgagtgtgggaaaagcttcactatcagctcagccctttctgaacatcagagaatccatacagTGGAgaagccctatgaatgcagtgagtgtgggaaaaccttcagtcgCAGCTCGTATCTttttcaacatcagagaatccacacaggtgagaggccctataaatgcattgagtgtgggaaaagcttcactaccAGCTCAGTACTTTCTGATCATCAGAAAATTCACACCGGTGTGAGACCCTATAAATgtggtgagtgtgggaaaaccttcaatcacagatcaacccttattaggcatcagagaatccacacaggggaaaggccctatgaatgcaatgagtgtgggaaaaccttcataCACAGTTCgcaccttattaggcatcagagaatccacacaggagagaggccttATGAATGCAGTGCGTGTGGGAAACGCTTCACTACCAACTCAGCCCTTTTTCAGCATCAGAATAACCACACAGGCGAGAGGACCTATAAATGCGGTGAGTGTGGAGAAGGCTTCACTACCAGCTTagccctttctgaacatcagagaatccacacaggagtgGCCCTATGA